The following are encoded in a window of Phocoena phocoena chromosome 2, mPhoPho1.1, whole genome shotgun sequence genomic DNA:
- the LOC136118923 gene encoding WW domain binding protein VOPP1-like — MIGVLFCCGAGFFIRRCMYPLPPIEELTFNVSYTRQPPNPTPGAQKLGLPFYTDPGGPGMDPAGNPVAMAFQVQPNSPQGSTAYPPPPSYFDTPCPHMNRW; from the coding sequence ATGATAGGCGTGCTCTTCTGCTGTGGTGCCGGCTTCTTCATCCGGAGGTGCATGTACCCCCTGCCGCCGATCGAGGAGCTGACATTCAACGTGTCTTACACCAGGCAGCCCCCGAACCCCACTCCAGGAGCCCAGAAGCTGGGGCTGCCGTTTTACACTGACCCTGGAGGACCAGGGATGGATCCTGCTGGGAATCCTGTGGCGATGGCTTTCCAGGTCCAACCCAACTCACCCCAGGGAAGCACAGCCTACCCACCGCCCCCTTCCTACTTCGACACGCCCTGCCCCCATATGAACAGGTGGTGA